AATAGTTAAAATAAGCATTTATAAGTGATCTGATTAATCATCCAGTTTAAATAGGCGCATTGACCTCCACATAGTCGCATGCGCAACTAGTCTTAACATTTATAACAGTGGACACGCACCAGCTGACCTCTGACGCAACGAAAGTGGCGCATCCTGAATAATGATTGTCATATGATATGCGCTAGTgaaccaagaaaaaaaaacacatcatttttttatttcattttgaaaatacttttaaactttttaaacgTATTGAATAGGATTAATTTAACGTACATGATCATTCCAAAgctctaattatattttataaggaaaatgtgtacgaaaaaatataaaaaaaacttgatttctttttacataaCTCCATCCTCGATGTTTATCTTGAATTCGGAGCAACGTTGCACATGATGTGTTGGCACATTGTATTGTCATGGAATTTCTTTCGTAGTGACTTTAGTATTTAAAGTCCTGGGCTTTGAATAGAAGTATCATTCACTCATTTCGTCCTCAACAAGACACACAAACCAACTAAACAAAATGTGCAAACtggtatgttttaaaaaagttttcatcAACGTTCTTTGTTTGAACAAAGTTGActataaaattgtgaaaataattaattattagttatgaatctaatttataattaaccTGATCGTGACCTTATTTTCTTTACAGGTGATCTTCGCTGCTCTCTTCGCCGTCGCGGCTGCCAAGCCCGGTATCCATTCCGTGGCCTACTCCGCACCTTTGGTGGCGGCCCCCGTCGCTGCTGCGTACACAGCTCCCGTTGCCGCTGCGTACACTGCTCCCATAGCCGCTGCGTACACTGCCCCGGTTGCCGCTGCCTACACTGCCCCTGTCGCCGCTGCGTACGCCGCCCCCGTAGCAGCCGCGTACACTGCCTACGCCTCACCCTACGCAGCCGCGTACACATCCTCTGTTGCCGCGTACAATGCCTACTCAGCACCTCTCGTAGCTGCTGCCTACAAAGCTCCAGTCCTACTCAAGTAAAGCGAACAATACCGgctgaaatttaaaaaaatgtatatatttaattagcaacATGACAATTTAAAATACCTCAGTTTTGCCTTTTCTCTTGTTACCCTAAAATTCTACTGGATAATCATACTATGTATGAACCTCGTCGAGGGTTACCAACAAAAAACTTAATGATGCATTACATCAAGCATATGGTCTGATAGCAGGTGCTGagatgttttgaaaaaaaacatgcgTATAGATACTTCTATATTTTTACACTGCCTATTTTGCATCGAATAGTTTCAAATATTCAACTTACACCCTTCTACTTAAGACGTATTCCAATAATATTGAGTGTTTCCGACCACTTCAGATTCAGGACtcacataaaatacttttagatcgataattaatccaaaaaaatacaacCCATAGTATAATGCAGCGGTTTACTCATTTAGGAAGTATTACTTTTAGTACACATTCATACATATATTTGTTAGGTATTCCATAATGACATAATCcaccaaaatatacaaaatacctAGTTCAACATAGCAACTAGATCATAATCGAATAAACTAATTAGTGTTTGGTGCGTTGCGACATAGCAATAGGTTAGAACAATCAGTATATTGTGTGACATCAATAGGCAGAATATTACATCACATGACGGGGTTGCTTCGAGGGTGTTAATTGTGACCTGCTCCGTGAAATGACGTCATAATGGACTGATGAAGCGATACATTGTGACGTAGTAGATAGGTATTTATGCATGTTAATCAATATGCTTTATTACGACATAAGATGTGACGAAAGCTTCTAAAGGGCAAAGACACAGAAGTAATTCGTAAGGCTTCAACAGCgtttacctatatttatgaaaagtaataaaatattaggtgTGTAGGTaaacttttttctattttatattgcCATGCGtgattgaaattataataaaattcagtCTATACATTAGCTAACTACTTATTTAGGTATACTGCGACAGAACTTCGACCGCAATAATTTTAGATAcctagatataaataaaaagacagAACAATCagcatttacttttaaatgtcGATTGTACTAATTCAAAAACTATGTgccattattgtttattgttccACAAAGTATGTTCATGAAACATTCTATTTGACATGCAAATAGCGATTGAATACTAAGCAAGTTCGGGAAAACCTACTGATTCATCGAGTCACGAGCcggacaaacatacatatttctatGCTCCAAAATGTTTAATGGGTTCTAGGATGATgtaacttatacctatgtatgtaatatttttaagatcgACTAAAATAATAGCAGTGAATGCCAAGCTATTACCCAGTTTAAGAAAATTTACCAATCAGTATTAAGTCATAATAAATGAGACATACAGATATtgaaacgcaaacacaaagtaGGTAGATTATATAGCTTTCATCTgaagagaaaattattaaaaatgccATTTTAGTAGAAATCTTTAGTAATATAGTAAAGAGGAATATATTTTGTTGGTTAGTCTGTTTGTACCCTAGTGCTCTCACTATTCcggagtaacataggctatattttatcgcaAAAAAACTCCTAGTTACACaagtcaaaaatatattttaagagcACCTTCTACATCATAGACAATTGTTTTTTGAAATGTCACCTCCAACAGTACATTTAGGTAATAGTGTTttcagtcataaaattaataagtttattgACATCTTTTCAGACACAAAAGATTTTCAGAGAGTATTTGCCACTGTCATTTGTTTCATGCTCATGTGGGTAGACAATAATCGAATAGCTTGTCTAACCTGAACAATTATCGTAATGCGCCAGTCATAGTTGTGCAACCAGCCGTTTCCTATAAATGTTCTAATCTAGCCTAAAGAATTAGTCTTGCCAGAACTTTATCAATCTGCCACTGATGTTATACATTCTGAATGAAGAGACTACATAACTTTTGAATATGCATTTGCTATACCGTTaccgttacagcctttttattgtctcactgctgggcacctcttgcctcctctcacacggaacGGAGAAAGTGCATATACTATAGATagtttgtatgaaaataatataggaAAATGCAACAATACTGTTCTCGATTCTACAGATGGAGCTAGTTTTAAATTTCGaagctatttatattttgaaagctATTTATAGGtctgtcaatttaattttagtcaAACAACGCAAAAAGAATTCTACCAGAATGACATCTAATATTACCCTGTAAAGAACTCCTTCAAAATAATCATTGACCCATCATTTGCATATTAATTACCCAACGTTTACTTTCAATGTTTTCCTGTAACGGAAGCAAGCCTTGACAGCCCGACCTTATGTCAGCCAGCGATCACCAACATTGAAGGATcggttataaaaatatagtagcACCAAAATCAAGTTCAAGGTCACTCCAAGTTAGGATTGTAATGGTGACCTTGAACGTCGACACCTGATTTAGTGGTGCGTCCGCTGGCGCGAGTGTCTCGACGCTTGCGCACATAGAACGTTCTACACGCATGACGCGAGATCCTTGCGGGTAGATTACGCCGTATAGAAGCTACTGCCAATATACAGGTTGTGGCCAAAACTGttctttaaatatgtataaaaaaaagtataaaaaacgctttcaatttttagggttccgtacccgaagggtaaaacgggaccctactgttttcgttcctctgtccgtccgtccgtccgtcggtccgtccgtccgtttgtcaccaggctgtatctcatgaaccgtgatagttagaaagttgaaattttcacagatgatgtatttctgttgccgctacaacaaatactgaaaactagtatacaataaataacaaacgtTTGTTGTTTGGTTGCCCTCCAAAATATATATACACTTAgccggttttttatttcaaacatggTGAAATTCagtacaagaaaaataaaaaaaagtgtcaAGCAAAACGTTCAATTAGATATAcacctacatatgtatagttTAATAACAtcatgtaaaattataaaaactcaACTTCTTGAGAGACTCTGGTAAGTCAATGCCAATGTGTGATGTACAGCAAAATGTTTAGATTTTCCTATATTTACCTTCATTTCGTTTCGATATTGaagtgaatataaaaatacacataaaattaaatcaacattATTATTCAGTAGCCAAGAGTACCCAagctattcatttttattttacatggcGGTTTGGTGTTGGCGGTAGGTTCGAGTAATTGAG
Above is a window of Helicoverpa armigera isolate CAAS_96S chromosome 11, ASM3070526v1, whole genome shotgun sequence DNA encoding:
- the LOC110370164 gene encoding vitelline membrane protein Vm26Ab, with amino-acid sequence MCKLVIFAALFAVAAAKPGIHSVAYSAPLVAAPVAAAYTAPVAAAYTAPIAAAYTAPVAAAYTAPVAAAYAAPVAAAYTAYASPYAAAYTSSVAAYNAYSAPLVAAAYKAPVLLK